In a single window of the Acetivibrio clariflavus DSM 19732 genome:
- a CDS encoding IS256 family transposase — MSTLSKEHIKQLVRENNFQSVSDVNAYLKDIFKDIIQELLEAELEAELGYAKDDVANKNTDNSRNGYTPKKIKSEFGEIDIQVPRDRKGEFQPKIIPKYQRNVSGIEEKVIALYARGMSTRDISQQIEELYGFSLSPEMVSKITDRIAPEIKEWQQRPLEPIYSFIFMDAIHYKVKDEGRITNRAAYVVLGVTIDGYKDILGIWIGDNESSKFWLGVLNDLKNRGVQDVLIFCVDGLTGLKEAINAAYPKSEVQRCIIHQLRNSFKYVPYKDLKAFSNDFKEVYHAINEEIALEKLYELKEKWGKEYPFAIRSWENNWDVISPFFKFPEEIRKIIYTTNIIEGLHRQFRKVTKTKTIFPTDSSLEKILYLASMNVVKKWTQRYKNWDRVLSQLVIQYPGRLEEYI, encoded by the coding sequence ATGTCAACACTATCAAAAGAACATATAAAGCAATTAGTTCGGGAAAATAATTTCCAAAGCGTATCAGATGTAAATGCATATCTAAAAGACATTTTTAAAGATATTATTCAAGAACTGCTTGAGGCAGAACTTGAAGCAGAATTGGGTTATGCAAAAGATGATGTGGCAAATAAAAATACCGATAATAGCCGTAATGGTTATACACCAAAAAAAATAAAAAGTGAGTTTGGTGAAATTGATATACAAGTGCCTAGAGATCGTAAAGGAGAATTTCAACCTAAAATTATCCCAAAATATCAGCGTAATGTTTCCGGAATTGAGGAAAAAGTTATAGCTCTATATGCAAGGGGAATGTCTACAAGAGATATTAGTCAACAAATTGAAGAACTTTATGGATTCAGCCTGTCTCCGGAGATGGTTAGCAAGATTACTGACAGAATTGCTCCAGAAATAAAAGAATGGCAGCAAAGACCTCTTGAACCTATATATTCTTTTATATTTATGGACGCAATTCATTATAAGGTAAAGGATGAAGGAAGAATAACAAACCGGGCAGCTTACGTTGTTCTAGGAGTTACTATTGATGGATATAAAGATATCTTAGGGATATGGATTGGTGATAATGAATCGTCAAAATTTTGGCTTGGTGTACTGAATGACCTTAAAAATAGAGGAGTACAGGATGTTTTAATTTTTTGTGTTGATGGACTTACCGGACTTAAGGAAGCCATAAATGCTGCATATCCAAAATCTGAAGTGCAGCGTTGCATAATACATCAGCTGAGAAATTCTTTTAAGTATGTGCCATACAAAGACCTAAAAGCATTTAGTAATGATTTCAAAGAAGTATATCATGCTATTAATGAAGAAATAGCATTAGAAAAACTTTATGAACTTAAAGAAAAGTGGGGAAAGGAATATCCTTTTGCAATACGTAGTTGGGAAAATAACTGGGATGTTATAAGTCCATTTTTCAAATTTCCAGAAGAAATACGAAAAATAATTTATACTACAAATATAATTGAAGGACTACATCGTCAGTTTCGTAAGGTCACAAAAACAAAAACAATATTTCCAACAGACAGTTCACTAGAAAAGATTTTATATTTAGCATCAATGAATGTAGTAAAAAAATGGACACAACGTTACAAAAACTGGGATAGAGTACTTAGCCAATTGGTAATCCAATATCCAGGTAGGCTGGAAGAGTATATTTAA
- a CDS encoding RHS repeat domain-containing protein, translating to MRNLTYQKDSVGNVKEYEYDLFGRVLSEKIYGTEGEDANETETRYWYDLYGNVKYQIDANNTVTRFEYDELGRLTKSVINNVKLIDPATGLDSTSRTSTHETLNYYDKNGNVIHEVTIVTEKDTVNNTTKTAYSVYSYEYDRIGRLVCKIDPAGNAIEKINYNRNSAQIESYDGEDHKKIFEYNKDGKVSVTKQKGETGVYIVTQQFYDAVGNVAYVIDGRENVTVYTYDEQNNLTGVSSYEKLEEDVYKLTDTTKYAYDKNGNMKTQEINGIRTNILHYNARNLVKEKEYPGNSDNVVKYEYNADGSLRQVTDRKNIITQYIYNPQGLVTEENAVLTNGSEQSYTKKNYEYDPVGNQLKSVITSSTTTPEVVERTYDELGRVKTKSVSNIEGKTIYVYDIVTSDGLTALNCKFNCLTKSYRTLF from the coding sequence ATGAGGAACTTAACATATCAAAAAGACAGTGTCGGAAATGTTAAAGAATATGAATATGACCTCTTTGGTCGTGTATTAAGTGAAAAGATATACGGCACAGAAGGGGAAGATGCTAATGAAACGGAAACACGTTATTGGTATGATTTATATGGAAATGTGAAGTATCAAATCGATGCAAATAACACAGTAACAAGGTTTGAATATGATGAGCTTGGAAGATTGACAAAAAGCGTAATAAATAATGTAAAATTAATTGATCCGGCTACAGGGCTTGACAGTACAAGCCGTACATCAACCCATGAAACATTAAATTATTACGATAAAAACGGCAATGTCATACATGAAGTTACCATAGTAACAGAAAAAGATACTGTTAACAACACAACAAAAACAGCTTACAGTGTATATTCCTACGAATACGATAGGATTGGAAGACTCGTATGTAAAATTGACCCTGCCGGAAATGCGATTGAAAAGATAAACTATAACAGAAACAGTGCTCAAATAGAATCCTACGATGGAGAAGATCACAAGAAGATCTTTGAATACAATAAGGACGGCAAAGTAAGTGTTACAAAGCAAAAAGGTGAAACAGGAGTATATATTGTAACTCAGCAGTTCTATGATGCTGTGGGTAATGTTGCCTATGTTATAGACGGAAGAGAAAATGTTACTGTATACACATATGATGAGCAAAATAATCTAACAGGCGTAAGTTCTTATGAGAAATTAGAGGAAGATGTATATAAACTAACTGATACTACTAAATATGCCTACGACAAGAACGGAAACATGAAGACCCAGGAGATTAACGGCATCAGAACAAATATTCTCCATTACAATGCAAGAAATCTTGTAAAGGAGAAAGAATATCCTGGAAATTCAGACAATGTTGTAAAATATGAATACAATGCCGACGGAAGTTTAAGACAAGTAACCGATAGGAAAAACATTATAACCCAATACATATACAACCCACAAGGTTTGGTGACAGAAGAGAATGCAGTATTAACAAACGGTTCAGAACAAAGCTATACAAAGAAAAACTATGAATATGACCCTGTCGGAAATCAACTGAAGTCGGTAATAACCTCTTCAACAACAACACCTGAAGTTGTAGAAAGGACTTACGATGAGCTTGGCAGAGTAAAAACAAAATCTGTTTCAAATATAGAAGGAAAAACAATATATGTATACGACATTGTAACAAGCGATGGTCTAACAGCTTTAAATTGCAAGTTTAATTGCCTTACAAAATCTTACAGAACCCTGTTTTAA
- the tnpA gene encoding IS66 family insertion sequence element accessory protein TnpA: protein MDMEKVTTEQQLSKWAELIQTRLESGQSIKEFCRTNGVSKATYYYWQKKVNEVKCTVVEEVKESKTDVPRGWLQLAQKPEHSEKGTLEIKINGCNVTVDTEKDLELNIGLLMSIMTMQEILKRL from the coding sequence ATAGACATGGAAAAAGTAACAACTGAACAACAATTATCAAAGTGGGCGGAATTAATACAAACCCGGCTTGAAAGTGGGCAAAGTATCAAAGAGTTTTGCCGAACGAATGGAGTAAGCAAAGCCACATATTACTATTGGCAGAAAAAAGTCAATGAAGTAAAGTGTACAGTAGTTGAAGAAGTAAAAGAATCAAAAACCGATGTACCCAGAGGATGGCTGCAACTTGCCCAGAAACCGGAGCACTCCGAAAAAGGTACACTGGAAATAAAAATTAATGGCTGTAATGTCACTGTGGACACAGAAAAGGACTTAGAACTGAATATAGGATTATTAATGAGTATTATGACTATGCAGGAAATATTAAAAAGACTGTAG
- a CDS encoding RHS repeat domain-containing protein produces the protein MTEENAVLTNGTEQSYTKKNYEYDSVGNQLKSVITSSTTTPEVVERTYDELGRVKTKAVSNIEEKTIYVYDIVTSDGLTAETSIDQKNNITTKVYDVVGRLAFVKNGDINAANIAEYDYHKNGAAKSVIYAGGAREDYTYYPDGRLKTLVNKDNNGVAFESYVYTYDANGNMLSKEDKKGRTSYTYDNLNRLKKVNEEYIGKTTEYIYDKLGNRNYVTIKENGIITEEHTYNYNYDLNQLKSVIVKVGGTVASITNYTYDANGNQIKTETDGITTIFAYDEFNQLISADGVKYGYNAEGYRVSKNVNGSLTRYIYDYDKVVLEVNAAGNQEGRNIYGTNLIMRTVAGESYYYMYNGHADVTALINVATGNIDAIYYYDAFGNIIESTGAAKDKNSILYAGYQYDSETGLYYLNARMYDPKIARFLQEDTYTGDVNDPLSLNLYTYCANNPLIYYDPTGHSWISNKFNEYKDAFRILFLASQEERDEAFKLIYEYGDDNIYTNVVTGIAYGMAEVGDAFKDPVAQWQENNQTVIKPFITETLGIKEDSKAYKAIKYVGIKAEAVSVYSVNTVKGIVALGAKGVETGIYNDLNRIYAVGNMLGLVDDETYAQVRYKVQENNQFWASIPGNIINGIGNDIRTTFNIKKAGNFFLNPDASLQDNVEYLSAATNTVMTGIAGAKMASTLGKAGRVGYTAYKAAMQNSSVLVADTGMGVTLNATTKAQVFANAVKQGVKAGYAAIKTGGKTGSGGVRNKAILKSDELGEYAEVLVKYDKRMPRAQFERKMAKLQELSDRNMLYKTRITSRDRAIADAYRQNMIDRIWTQYGKNNPQFAKQLIKKITDRTKMQIDHTWELQLGGPDTIDNLRYLDAFTNRNIGIDQIHRQLNYNDIPYSIRVKIVVER, from the coding sequence GTGACAGAAGAGAATGCAGTATTAACAAACGGCACAGAACAAAGCTATACAAAGAAGAATTATGAATATGACTCTGTAGGAAACCAATTGAAGTCAGTAATAACCTCTTCAACAACAACACCTGAGGTTGTAGAAAGGACTTACGATGAGCTTGGCAGAGTAAAAACAAAGGCTGTTTCAAATATTGAAGAAAAAACAATATATGTATACGACATTGTAACAAGCGATGGTCTAACAGCAGAGACTTCTATTGACCAGAAAAACAACATAACTACAAAAGTATATGATGTTGTTGGAAGATTGGCCTTTGTGAAAAACGGTGATATAAATGCAGCAAACATAGCAGAATATGATTATCACAAAAACGGTGCAGCAAAGAGTGTTATCTATGCCGGAGGAGCGAGGGAAGATTATACATATTATCCGGATGGAAGGCTTAAAACCCTTGTAAATAAAGATAATAATGGGGTAGCCTTTGAAAGCTATGTCTACACCTATGATGCAAACGGCAACATGCTTTCAAAAGAAGATAAAAAAGGAAGAACATCTTATACCTATGATAATCTCAACCGCTTGAAAAAAGTGAATGAAGAATATATAGGAAAGACGACTGAATATATCTATGATAAATTAGGAAATAGAAATTACGTAACAATAAAAGAAAATGGTATAATTACAGAAGAGCATACTTACAATTACAACTATGACTTAAATCAATTAAAGTCTGTAATTGTGAAAGTAGGCGGAACTGTAGCTTCAATAACTAACTATACTTATGATGCAAACGGTAATCAAATAAAAACAGAAACAGACGGTATAACTACAATTTTTGCTTACGACGAATTTAATCAGCTTATATCCGCAGATGGTGTTAAATATGGTTATAACGCTGAAGGCTACAGGGTAAGCAAGAATGTAAATGGTTCTTTGACAAGATATATATATGATTATGACAAGGTTGTTTTGGAAGTAAATGCAGCAGGAAACCAAGAGGGTAGAAATATCTACGGTACCAATCTGATAATGAGAACAGTTGCTGGCGAGTCATACTATTACATGTACAACGGTCATGCCGATGTAACGGCATTGATTAATGTTGCAACTGGTAATATTGATGCTATCTACTACTATGATGCTTTTGGTAACATAATAGAATCAACTGGTGCAGCAAAGGATAAAAACTCTATCCTATATGCCGGTTATCAGTATGATTCAGAAACAGGGCTCTATTATTTAAACGCTCGTATGTATGACCCAAAAATTGCAAGGTTCTTGCAGGAAGATACATATACTGGTGATGTAAATGACCCATTGAGTTTGAATTTGTACACCTATTGTGCCAATAATCCGCTGATATACTATGACCCAACAGGACACAGTTGGATATCAAATAAATTTAATGAATACAAAGATGCATTTAGAATACTATTCCTTGCATCACAGGAAGAACGGGACGAAGCATTTAAACTTATTTATGAATATGGCGATGATAATATTTACACAAATGTTGTGACTGGCATTGCTTATGGAATGGCTGAAGTTGGTGACGCATTCAAAGACCCTGTTGCACAATGGCAAGAAAATAACCAAACAGTTATAAAACCTTTTATCACAGAGACACTTGGAATTAAGGAGGATTCCAAAGCATATAAAGCTATTAAGTATGTTGGAATAAAAGCAGAAGCTGTTTCAGTATATTCTGTTAATACAGTAAAAGGTATAGTAGCACTTGGGGCAAAAGGTGTAGAAACTGGAATATATAATGACCTAAATAGAATATACGCCGTAGGAAATATGTTGGGGCTGGTTGATGATGAAACATATGCCCAAGTAAGATATAAAGTACAGGAAAATAATCAATTTTGGGCAAGCATACCAGGCAATATTATTAATGGAATTGGAAACGATATCAGAACAACATTTAACATAAAAAAAGCAGGTAACTTTTTCCTAAATCCTGATGCAAGCCTTCAAGATAATGTAGAATATTTATCTGCTGCTACCAATACTGTAATGACTGGTATAGCGGGAGCAAAAATGGCAAGTACATTAGGAAAAGCTGGTAGAGTAGGATACACTGCATATAAAGCAGCAATGCAAAATTCATCAGTACTTGTAGCAGACACTGGCATGGGTGTTACTTTAAATGCTACTACAAAAGCACAAGTTTTTGCTAACGCAGTGAAGCAAGGTGTTAAAGCAGGATATGCTGCTATTAAAACTGGTGGGAAAACGGGATCTGGTGGAGTTAGAAACAAAGCAATACTTAAGTCAGATGAGTTAGGTGAGTATGCAGAAGTTTTGGTGAAATATGACAAACGCATGCCTAGGGCTCAATTTGAAAGAAAAATGGCAAAACTTCAAGAATTAAGTGACAGAAATATGCTATATAAAACAAGGATTACAAGTAGGGATAGGGCTATAGCTGATGCTTATAGACAAAATATGATTGATAGGATATGGACACAATATGGTAAAAACAACCCTCAATTTGCCAAACAATTAATAAAGAAAATAACTGATCGAACAAAAATGCAGATTGACCATACTTGGGAACTTCAACTAGGTGGGCCTGATACCATCGATAATTTGAGGTATTTAGACGCTTTTACAAATAGAAATATAGGTATTGACCAGATTCATAGACAACTTAACTATAATGATATACCATATAGTATTAGGGTAAAAATAGTGGTAGAAAGGTGA
- the tnpA gene encoding IS66 family insertion sequence element accessory protein TnpA, whose protein sequence is MPVRDLQLKKEWKARFDDYKKSGLSVNAWCRKAGLKSITFRYWIKRFSIPEENPSPKTQFAEVMLQSNRTTDRVEKTSCEEKEELSKSNTTKQVQTHSSEFQIFIDNIRVIVPGDFNPASLAGLMKVLKTL, encoded by the coding sequence GTGCCAGTTAGAGACCTGCAATTAAAAAAAGAATGGAAGGCTAGGTTTGATGATTACAAAAAAAGTGGATTAAGCGTTAATGCTTGGTGTAGAAAGGCCGGTTTAAAAAGCATCACATTTCGTTACTGGATAAAAAGGTTTAGTATTCCAGAAGAAAATCCTTCGCCCAAAACACAATTTGCTGAAGTTATGCTGCAATCTAATAGAACTACTGATAGAGTTGAAAAGACATCCTGTGAAGAAAAAGAGGAACTTTCAAAATCTAACACAACAAAACAAGTTCAAACACATTCTTCTGAATTTCAAATATTTATCGACAATATTAGGGTGATAGTTCCGGGTGATTTCAATCCAGCATCCCTTGCAGGATTAATGAAGGTGTTGAAAACATTATGA
- a CDS encoding ISNCY family transposase, with protein sequence MISYKQLSLADIFTDCQNIFDNDKPEFLSLLEKHINLSEVVPTSFKNHFYASTGRPRKYSLNAMLWALIIQRIFSIPTDSLLILFLNYSKDLREFCGFDKVPDASKFTRFKQNFVMDLQLFFDRLVDITEPICQEIDSVRASMSIYDSSGIEAFVAENNPKYANRIIKQLKSYAKVVVYDKNYDPYKAAYRLMPSCASANPQIKQLFINGHFCYVFKFGIITNGLGIVRDISFYNEDFFKNHPDIVVGKKSNSPDEDKSVHDARLLIPVLKDFFVKHPLINPKTFLGDSAFDSVAIYKALFDELHFTKAYIPLNQRSNLKNKDYTISKDGFPCCPHDPSLTLKYEGTSKLRSGITRYKFVCPKVKWRKGGNGKYQRHCCCENPCTSSSCGRMIYVYPEKDLRAYPGVIRGTKEWDSTYKIRSVVEQSINHFKENLCVAGRRTQNEKI encoded by the coding sequence ATGATATCATACAAACAGCTTTCTTTGGCAGATATTTTTACAGATTGCCAAAATATTTTTGATAATGACAAACCTGAATTCTTGTCACTTCTTGAAAAACATATTAATCTCAGTGAAGTTGTTCCAACTTCATTTAAAAACCATTTTTATGCTTCAACGGGAAGACCCCGCAAATACTCTTTGAACGCTATGCTCTGGGCACTCATCATTCAACGTATATTCTCTATACCCACAGACTCACTTTTAATCCTTTTTCTTAACTACTCTAAAGACCTGCGTGAATTCTGTGGCTTTGATAAAGTTCCTGATGCTTCTAAGTTCACCCGCTTTAAGCAAAATTTTGTTATGGACTTACAGTTGTTCTTTGATCGTCTTGTTGATATCACTGAGCCCATTTGCCAAGAGATTGACTCCGTACGTGCTTCGATGTCTATTTATGATTCTTCTGGCATTGAAGCCTTTGTTGCTGAAAACAATCCCAAATATGCCAACCGCATTATCAAACAACTGAAATCTTATGCAAAAGTTGTTGTTTATGATAAAAACTATGACCCTTACAAGGCTGCATATCGTTTAATGCCTTCATGTGCTTCTGCTAATCCTCAGATTAAGCAGCTTTTTATTAACGGCCATTTCTGCTATGTTTTCAAATTTGGCATCATTACCAATGGCCTTGGTATCGTTAGGGATATATCCTTTTACAATGAGGATTTCTTTAAGAATCATCCTGACATTGTCGTCGGTAAAAAATCTAATTCACCAGATGAGGATAAATCCGTACATGATGCTCGTTTACTCATACCAGTTTTAAAAGATTTCTTTGTTAAGCATCCACTTATTAATCCAAAAACTTTCCTTGGTGATTCTGCCTTTGATTCTGTTGCTATCTATAAAGCCTTGTTTGATGAACTACATTTTACTAAAGCTTATATCCCTCTTAACCAACGTTCAAACCTGAAAAACAAGGATTATACTATTAGCAAAGATGGTTTCCCTTGTTGTCCTCATGATCCTTCACTTACTCTGAAGTATGAGGGTACATCAAAGCTTAGGAGCGGTATCACTCGATATAAATTTGTCTGTCCTAAGGTTAAGTGGCGCAAAGGTGGTAATGGCAAATATCAGCGGCATTGCTGCTGTGAAAATCCCTGTACGTCCTCCTCATGTGGTCGTATGATTTATGTTTATCCTGAAAAAGATCTTCGTGCTTATCCTGGAGTTATTAGAGGAACCAAGGAGTGGGATTCTACTTACAAAATCCGTTCTGTGGTAGAGCAATCCATTAACCACTTCAAAGAAAATCTATGTGTTGCTGGTCGCAGAACCCAGAATGAAAAAATATAA
- a CDS encoding IS3 family transposase (programmed frameshift), with protein MKTRRKFTPEEKAKIVIEVLREEKTLNEIAAEYEIHPNQLSRWKAEFISNAGRVFSKETDEVEKVKQSYEKEKDELLKQIGQLSYEVAWLKKNLADSKSREDRMKMIEREEKKLSIKRQAELLGINRTSLYYKPVPVTDEEYLIKRIIDEVYTVHPEYGYRRMTNILHRDYHIQINRKRTRRYMREMGIHGFCPGPNLSRRLHNKYLYPYLLRDLNIDHPNQVWSIDITYCRLKRGFMYMVAIIDWYSRYIVGFELSNTLDRTFVLEAIKKAIKRYGKPEIMNSDQGKQFASEDYIKLLKSNNIKISMDGKGRALDNQRIERFFRTYKWEMLYHEDCETGQQLRQKTREYIEYYNNKRPHQSLGYKTPSEYYFGINKEIKAVV; from the exons ATGAAAACGAGAAGAAAGTTTACACCAGAAGAAAAAGCAAAAATAGTGATTGAGGTCTTAAGGGAAGAAAAGACGCTGAATGAGATAGCTGCCGAATATGAAATTCATCCTAATCAGCTAAGTCGCTGGAAGGCAGAATTTATAAGCAATGCAGGCAGAGTTTTCAGTAAGGAAACTGATGAAGTAGAGAAGGTCAAACAGTCGTATGAGAAGGAGAAGGACGAACTGCTTAAGCAAATTGGCCAACTTTCATATGAAGTTGCCTGG TTAAAAAAAAATCTGGCCGACTCTAAGTCCCGGGAAGACCGCATGAAGATGATTGAGAGAGAAGAAAAGAAATTAAGCATAAAAAGGCAAGCTGAACTGTTAGGTATTAATCGTACAAGCCTTTACTACAAGCCAGTACCGGTAACAGATGAGGAATATCTAATAAAACGTATTATTGATGAGGTATACACGGTTCATCCGGAATATGGCTATCGCAGGATGACAAATATCCTACACCGGGATTACCACATACAAATCAATAGGAAGCGTACACGGCGATATATGAGGGAAATGGGGATTCACGGTTTCTGTCCCGGGCCTAATCTTAGCAGACGTCTGCATAACAAATATTTGTACCCGTATTTGCTAAGAGACTTAAATATAGATCATCCCAACCAGGTATGGTCTATAGACATAACATATTGCCGTCTTAAACGTGGATTTATGTATATGGTAGCTATAATAGACTGGTATTCCCGGTATATTGTTGGATTTGAGTTATCAAATACTTTAGATAGGACATTTGTATTAGAAGCGATAAAAAAGGCAATCAAACGATATGGTAAACCTGAAATTATGAACAGCGATCAAGGTAAACAGTTTGCCAGTGAGGATTACATAAAATTACTAAAGAGTAATAATATAAAAATTTCAATGGATGGGAAAGGACGAGCCTTGGATAATCAAAGGATAGAGCGTTTTTTTCGAACTTACAAGTGGGAGATGCTTTATCATGAAGATTGTGAAACGGGTCAGCAACTTCGGCAAAAAACGAGGGAATATATTGAATATTATAACAACAAGAGACCACATCAGTCACTAGGCTATAAAACGCCGTCAGAATATTATTTTGGGATTAACAAAGAGATTAAGGCAGTAGTATAA